One genomic window of Cardinium endosymbiont of Culicoides punctatus includes the following:
- a CDS encoding metal-dependent transcriptional regulator, whose amino-acid sequence MNMKLTHSEENYLKAIYLISEENKSTVSTTALATFLNTSAASTTDMLQRLHSKELVMYQKYHGVSLSEIGRKLAVMTIRKYLLWQVFLVDKLKFDWNDIHHVADQLQYVDSDILIDRLENFLGHPYCSPHGVVIPSSNGKIIEKCRHLLTDIPEGESAIVSAIKDDSASFLQYLNKRNIYLGAKITVLEKIHFDESIDVIIDNQYKINVSRKITDNILVTL is encoded by the coding sequence ATGAATATGAAGCTTACACATTCGGAAGAAAACTATTTAAAGGCAATTTATCTTATTTCTGAAGAGAACAAATCAACTGTTTCGACTACTGCTCTTGCAACATTTTTAAATACGAGTGCTGCATCTACTACGGATATGCTACAAAGACTACATAGCAAAGAACTTGTTATGTACCAAAAATACCATGGGGTAAGTTTATCAGAAATAGGAAGGAAACTAGCTGTAATGACTATACGCAAGTATTTACTGTGGCAGGTTTTTTTAGTGGATAAATTAAAATTTGATTGGAATGATATCCATCATGTAGCAGATCAATTACAATATGTTGACTCCGACATACTAATAGATCGGCTTGAAAATTTTCTAGGTCATCCATATTGTAGTCCCCATGGGGTTGTAATTCCCAGTTCTAATGGAAAGATTATCGAAAAATGCAGGCATTTACTTACGGATATACCGGAAGGAGAAAGTGCTATTGTTAGTGCTATTAAAGATGATTCAGCGTCTTTTTTACAATATCTGAACAAAAGAAATATCTATTTAGGTGCAAAAATAACGGTTCTAGAAAAAATTCATTTTGATGAATCGATTGATGTAATTATTGATAACCAGTATAAAATTAATGTATCACGCAAAATAACAGATAATATTTTAGTAACTTTGTAG
- a CDS encoding DUF502 domain-containing protein, with amino-acid sequence MKINQSLINRLILCFFRGLLLIVPLAATIYLISAILRKIDGLASFGIPGLGMFILIVSITLLGYIGPTLLVKSVFGFTEDLIKKVPLISVLYSSLKDFTSAFVTSKKKFDKPAMVLTDKSTQTYRIGFITRESLEILSKPNHMAVYLPNSYDLAGILIIVPSELVTPLDLSSSEVMKFNFSGGVTPLKGTNEPDDNTIDIDEA; translated from the coding sequence ATGAAAATTAACCAATCACTGATCAATCGTCTGATACTTTGCTTCTTCAGAGGACTGTTGTTAATTGTTCCACTGGCAGCTACCATCTACTTAATTTCAGCCATACTACGGAAAATAGATGGGCTAGCTAGTTTTGGAATTCCTGGCCTTGGTATGTTTATCTTAATAGTATCCATCACGTTATTAGGCTACATTGGTCCTACTTTACTCGTGAAGTCTGTTTTTGGCTTTACAGAAGATTTAATAAAGAAAGTTCCATTGATTAGTGTGCTTTATTCCTCATTAAAGGATTTTACTTCTGCTTTTGTAACCAGCAAGAAAAAGTTCGATAAGCCTGCTATGGTTTTAACGGATAAAAGCACGCAAACATATCGAATAGGATTTATTACAAGAGAATCTTTAGAAATTCTTTCTAAACCCAATCATATGGCCGTTTACTTGCCAAATTCTTATGATTTGGCTGGCATACTAATTATTGTACCTTCAGAGCTTGTTACTCCGTTGGATTTATCTAGTTCAGAAGTGATGAAATTTAATTTTTCTGGAGGAGTTACCCCGCTCAAAGGAACTAATGAGCCAGATGATAATACTATAGACATTGATGAAGCATAG